A window of Apium graveolens cultivar Ventura chromosome 8, ASM990537v1, whole genome shotgun sequence contains these coding sequences:
- the LOC141680801 gene encoding uncharacterized protein LOC141680801, with amino-acid sequence MDTSNSQQGNASTEEKRKRGQYAPQPFVNTLLPVYNSLKPTPYNHHFTIPVTPNNMASILNRELEKIFNSIGKSLRSYPDMPLPPSQFFSGFSNTLIAEERSYDIEAVKEEHQNLHSNLNADQAIVYDAIIDSVYNKKGHVFFVYGSGGCGKIFLWRTIIARLRSERKIVLPVAGSGIAAVLLPGGRTAHSRFKIPLDIDEQSSCGLKNGTDIAELIQNTDLIIWDEAPMQKRYAFEAVDRALRDIMGYVSSENRQKPFGGITVVFGGDFRQILPVVEKGNRQDIVSICINRSYIWDEIMLFTLKQNMRLHRGNSDAINNAIDEFSKWVLDIGDGRLSFVDENDPNKDPEVFIPEQFLIPHTKDPITDIVDFVYPDVEYSFKDHQYLRDRAILAPTNKLVDEINAHMLDRIPGEEHVYLSVDSIDEGPIDEHSLNSAFPVEFLNSIDMSGMPKHELKLKVGVVVMLTRNINQVLGLCNGTRMVIKKLFKWTVECEIITGSHAGAMHIIPRFTTTSNESNSKWSFIFKRRQLPLQVCFAMTINKSQGQSLEKVGVYLPSPTFCHGQLYVALSRVTSPAGLHILLGDGTTENKYSTKNIVYEEVFYNLPKM; translated from the exons ATGGATACCTCCAATTCTCAACAAGGCAATGCATCCACGGAAGAAAAACGAAAAAGAG GACAATATGCTCCACAACCATTTGTAAACACATTATTGCCGGTTTACAATAGTTTAAAACCAACACCATACAATCATCATTTCACAATTCCAGTGACTCCAAATAATATGGCTTCTATTCTTAACAGAG AACTTGAAAAGATTTTTAATTCCATTGGAAAATCTTTACGGAGTTATCCAGACATGCCTTTGCCACCTTCTCAGTTTTTTAGTGGATTTTCAAACACTCTTATTGCCGAGGAAAGGAGTTACGATATTGAAGCGGTGAAAGAAGAACATCAAAACCTGCACTCAAATCTAAATGCAGATCAAGCAATAGTATATGATGCTATTATTGATTCTGTTTACAATAAGAAAGGACATGTGTTCTTCGTCTACGGTAGTGGAGGCTGTGGTAAAATATTTCTTTGGCGTACAATTATTGCTAGACTGAGGTCAGAAAGGAAAATTGTACTGCCTGTTGCGGGATCTGGGATTGCAGCTGTTCTATTACCAGGAGGCCGAACAGCACATTCAAGGTTTAAGATTCCGCTGGACATAGATGAACAATCAAGTTGTGGATTGAAAAATGGAACTGATATAGCCGAGTTGATACAAAATACGGATCTCATTATATGGGATGAGGCTCCCATGCAAAAAAGGTATGCATTTGAAGCGGTAGATCGAGCTTTAAGGGATATAATGGGTTATGTCTCATCAGAAAATCGTCAGAAGCCGTTTGGTGGTATCACCGTAGTCTTTGGTGGTGACTTTAGACAGATCTTGCCTGTTGTGGAGAAAGGTAATAGACAAGACATCGTAAGTATATGCATTAACAGGTCTTACATATGGGATGAAATTATGCTCTTCACTTTAAAGCAGAATATGAGACTACATAGAGGTAACTCTGATGCCATTAATAATGCTATTGATGAATTTAGTAAATGGGTACTGGATATTGGTGATGGTAGACTTTCTTTTGTTGATGAAAACGACCCGAATAAAGATCCTGAAGTTTTCATTCCTGAACAGTTCTTAATTCCTCACACCAAGGATCCAATAACAGATATTGTTGACTTCGTCTATCCTGATGTTGAATACAGTTTTAAAGATCATCAATATCTCAGAGACAGAGCTATTCTTGCTCCCACTAACAAACTGGTAGACGAAATTAATGCTCATATGTTGGATCGAATACCTGGTGAGGAACATGTATATCTTAGTGTTGATAGCATTGACGAAGGTCCTATTGACGAGCATAGTTTAAATTCAGCTTTTCCTGTGGAGTTTTTGAATTCAATCGACATGTCTGGAATGCCTAAGCATGAGCTTAAGTTAAAAGTTGGTGTTGTAGTCATGTTAACCAGAAATATAAATCAGGTTCTAGGTTTGTGCAATGGTACACGGATGGTTATAAAGAAATTATTCAAGTGGACAGTAGAATGTGAGATAATTACAGGAAGTCATGCAGGAGCTATGCATATTATTCCGAGGTTTACCACAACATCAAATGAAAGCAACTCTAAGTGGTCTTTCATATTTAAGAGGAGACAGCTGCCGTTGCAAGTTTGTTTTGCAATGACGATTAATAAAAGTCAAGGTCAGTCTTTGGAAAAGGTTGGTGTGTATCTTCCCAGTCCTACTTTCTGTCATGGTCAGCTTTATGTTGCTCTCTCACGTGTCACTTCACCGGCTGGTCTTCATATCCTCTTAGGCGACGGAACTACTGAAAATAAATATAGTACAAAAAATATTGTGTACGAGGAAGTTTTCTACAATTTACCCAAGATGTAG